One Poecilia reticulata strain Guanapo linkage group LG4, Guppy_female_1.0+MT, whole genome shotgun sequence genomic window carries:
- the LOC103463247 gene encoding interferon-induced protein with tetratricopeptide repeats 2-like isoform X1, whose product MRTRGGSSTETPSSHRMSSAQSLEDKLKALQSHFTWELQPRRPNFKCELNILQDIGSDEGNVWLGHVYNLQGFIQYQLGSSEDALNLFNRAAETFQRQKNADEGPWLMVNFGNLAWLHHHLGEDEKSEDYLSKVDGLMRKYPPGLERHPEVLAEKAWTLMMFDKEKKQQAAELFQRAIRMQPDTVEWQSSCAILSAESFTKCQSILEPEVFERLRSAKERDPGNLYVAALYLEAKATNGEQIQDEARELARKVLERPPSSYNGIRPLLRMYRNKISKDEAVEIAEKALEKHPDSRYFKKSAAICHKKRIRNQDRQEPKPPRSVINRAISLWEEMIADYDDSSFKQQITLADLYEEVDKEKAHQIYKELLLREDLDPEEKQRLYNSYAKHLFFVRNDSRKSIEYHMRAAEIQVESPHRQHSITELEKTVRNNRNPELFEEITKLLTSLTIQPQNQ is encoded by the exons ATGAGAACCAGAGGAGGTTCATCCACCGAGACGCCAAGCAGCCACAGGATGAG TTCTGCTCAGAGTCTGGAGGACAAACTGAAGGCCCTGCAGAGCCACTTCACCTGGGAGCTCCAGCCCAGACGGCCCAACTTTAAATGTGAACTGAACATCCTGCAGGACATTGGTTCAGATGAGGGAAACGTCTGGCTGGGTCACGTCTACAACCTGCAGGGCTTCATCCAGTACCAGCTGGGCTCCTCTGAAGACGCCCTGAACCTCTTCAACCGGGCCGCTGAGACCTTCCAGAGGCAGAAAAACGCTGATGAAGGTCCCTGGTTGATGGTGAACTTTGGGAATCTGGCCTGGCTGCACCATCACCTGGGAGAAGATGAGAAGAGTGAAGACTACCTGTCAAAGGTCGATGGCCTGATGAGGAAATACCCACCTGGGTTAGAGCGCCACCCAGAGGTCTTAGCTGAAAAGGCCTGGACCCTGATGATGTTTGATAAAGAGAAGAAGCAGCAGGCTGCAGAGCTCTTCCAGAGAGCCATCCGGATGCAGCCGGACACCGTGGAGTGGCAGAGCAGCTGCGCCATACTATCAGCAGAGTCCTTCACAAAATGCCAGAGCATCTTAGAGCCTGAAGTCTTTGAGAGACTGAGATCAGCCAAAGAACGAGATCCAGGTAACTTATATGTTGCTGCTCTTTATCTGGAGGCCAAAGCTACAAACGGAGAACAAATCCAGGATGAAGCAAGAGAGTTGGCTAGAAAGGTTCTAGAAAGACCTCCAAGCAGTTACAATGGAATCAGGCCATTACTGCGTATGTATAGAAACAAAATCTCTAAAGATGAAGCCGTTGAAATAGCTGAAAAGGCCCTAGAGAAACATCCTGACTCacgatattttaaaaaatctgctgcTATCTGCCACAAGAAGAGGATCCGTAATCAGGACCGCCAGGAACCCAAACCTCCCCGCAGCGTGATCAACCGAGCCATCAGTCTGTGGGAGGAAATGATTGCAGATTATGATGACTCttcttttaaacaacaaataactCTAGCAGACTTGTATGAAGAGGTAGACAAAGAAAAAGCTCATCAGATTTacaaagagctgctgctgagagaAGATCTGGAtccagaggaaaaacagaggcTGTACAACTCATACGCCAAACATCTATTCTTCGTTAGAAACGACAGCCGCAAGTCAATTGAGTACCACATGAGGGCAGCAGAGATCCAAGTAGAATCTCCGCATCGACAGCACAGCATTACAGAGCTGGAGAAGACCgtcagaaacaacagaaacccTGAACTGTTTGAAGAAATAACCAAACTTCTGACCAGCCTGACAATTCAGCCTCAGAATCAGTGA
- the LOC103463247 gene encoding interferon-induced protein with tetratricopeptide repeats 1-like isoform X3: protein MRTRGGSSTETPSSHRMSSAQSLEDKLKALQSHFTWELQPRRPNFKCELNILQDIGSDEGNVWLGHVYNLQGFIQYQLGSSEDALNLFNRAAETFQRQKNADEGPWLMVNFGNLAWLHHHLGEDEKSEDYLSKVDGLMRKYPPGLERHPEVLAEKAWTLMKFDKEKKQQALELFQRAIRMQPDTVEWQSSYAILSAEPFNDSLKQLYADRLETLRSANELDPDNLCIAALYLEARAENGENVQDEARELAGKLKEKPANSYSPLLRLNRKFKLEDDADESPDEALNQTQQQRSDAENLTKKILSKGYELDNNEVNRAISLWDEVIQNDPQPKLEDKITVASIQAKLDKEKAEQIYKELLLREDLDPAGKQRLYNSYAKHLYFVRSESRESTEYHMRAAEIQVESKYRHASITELKKTLIKETSRRNGDADLCKRIKELLARLGIQPETQNL, encoded by the exons ATGAGAACCAGAGGAGGTTCATCCACCGAGACGCCAAGCAGCCACAGGATGAG TTCTGCTCAGAGTCTGGAGGACAAACTGAAGGCCCTGCAGAGCCACTTCACCTGGGAGCTCCAGCCCAGACGGCCCAACTTTAAATGTGAACTGAACATCCTGCAGGACATTGGTTCAGATGAGGGAAACGTCTGGCTGGGTCACGTCTACAACCTGCAGGGCTTCATCCAGTACCAGCTGGGCTCCTCTGAAGACGCCCTGAACCTCTTCAACCGGGCCGCTGAGACCTTCCAGAGGCAGAAAAACGCTGATGAAGGTCCCTG GTTGATGGTGAACTTTGGGAATCTGGCCTGGCTGCACCATCACCTGGGAGAAGATGAGAAGAGTGAAGACTACCTGTCAAAGGTCGACGGCCTGATGAGGAAATACCCACCTGGGTTAGAGCGCCACCCAGAGGTCTTAGCTGAAAAGGCCTGGACCCTGATGAAGTTTGATAAAGAGAAGAAGCAGCAGGCTTTAGAGCTCTTCCAGAGAGCCATCCGGATGCAGCCGGACACCGTGGAGTGGCAGAGCAGCTACGCCATACTATCAGCAGAGCCCTTCAACGACAGCTTAAAGCAGCTGTACGCTGACCGGCTGGAGACGCTGAGATCTGCCAACGAACTGGACCCAGATAACTTATGCATTGCTGCTCTTTATCTGGAGGCCAGAGCTGAAAACGGAGAAAACGTCCAGGATGAAGCAAGAGAGTTGGCTGGAAAGCTGAAAGAGAAACCTGCCAACAGCTACAGCCCATTGCTGCGTCTGAACAGAAAGTTTAAACTGGAAGACGACGCTGATGAATCTCCAGATGAAGCTCTGAATCAAACCCAACAGCAAAGATCTGATGCCGAGAATCTCACAAAGAAGATCCTTTCTAAGGGCTACGAACTTGACAACAACGAGGTCAACAGAGCAATCAGTCTCTGGGACGAAGTGATTCAGAATGATCCTCAACCCAAACTTGAAGATAAAATCACTGTAGCATCCATACAGGCAAAGCTAGACAAAGAGAAAGCTGAGCAGATTTacaaagagctgctgctgagagaAGATCTGGatccagcaggaaaacagaggCTGTACAACTCATATGCCAAACATTTATACTTTGTTAGAAGCGAGAGCCGCGAGTCAACCGAGTACCACATGAGGGCAGCAGAGATCCAGGTAGAATCAAAATATCGACATGCAAGCATCACAGAACTGAAGAAGACCTTAATAAAAGAAACTTCCAGGAGAAACGGAGACGCTGATCTGTGCAAACGCATCAAGGAGCTTCTGGCCAGACTGGGAATTCAACCTGAAACCCAGAACCTCTGA
- the LOC103463247 gene encoding interferon-induced protein with tetratricopeptide repeats 1-like isoform X2 gives MRTRGGSSTETPSSHRMSSAQSLEDKLKALQSHFTWELQPRRPNFKCELNILQDIGSDEGNVWLGHVYNLQGFIQYQLGSSEDALNLFNRAAETFQRQKNADEGPWLMVNFGNLAWLHHHLGEDEKSEDYLSKVDGLMRKYPPGLERHPEVLAEKAWTLMMFDKEKKQQAAELFQRAIRMQPDTVEWQSSYAILSAENIDEKIKKLFADRLEELRSAKERDPGNLCIAALHLEAKAASIKHEARELAEKILERPMNNYCGIDPLLSLYRKHISVDEAVEIAKEALRKHPDSRYVKRSAAKCYNNKILSHRSDHDPRRTKEAISLWEEVVAAYPESSLQEKITLADLQAKLDKEKAEQIYKELLEQRQDLDAEGLQMLYCHYAKHLYFMKCNSRESTEYHMRAAEIQETSKYRQKSLRELEKTLKRNTDPEMCREIKEFLEKLNIQPSESVSQD, from the exons ATGAGAACCAGAGGAGGTTCATCCACCGAGACGCCAAGCAGCCACAGGATGAG TTCTGCTCAGAGTCTGGAGGACAAACTGAAGGCCCTGCAGAGCCACTTCACCTGGGAGCTCCAGCCCAGACGGCCCAACTTTAAATGTGAACTGAACATCCTGCAGGACATTGGTTCAGATGAGGGAAACGTCTGGCTGGGTCACGTCTACAACCTGCAGGGCTTCATCCAGTACCAGCTGGGCTCCTCTGAAGACGCCCTGAACCTCTTCAACCGGGCCGCTGAGACCTTCCAGAGGCAGAAAAACGCTGATGAAGGTCCCTGGTTGATGGTGAACTTTGGGAATCTGGCCTGGCTGCACCATCACCTGGGAGAAGATGAGAAGAGTGAAGACTACCTGTCAAAGGTCGATGGCCTGATGAGGAAATACCCACCTGGGTTAGAGCGCCACCCAGAG GTCTTAGCTGAAAAGGCCTGGACCCTGATGATGTTTGATAAAGAGAAGAAGCAGCAGGCTGCAGAGCTCTTCCAGAGAGCCATCCGGATGCAGCCGGACACCGTGGAGTGGCAGAGCAGCTACGCCATACTATCAGCAGAAAAtatagatgaaaaaataaagaaactgttCGCTGACCGGCTGGAAGAGCTGAGATCTGCCAAAGAACGAGATCCAGGTAACTTATGCATTGCTGCTCTTCATCTGGAGGCCAAAGCTGCTTCAATTAAGCATGAAGCAAGAGAGTTGGCTGAAAAGATCCTAGAGAGGCCGATGAACAACTACTGTGGCATCGATCCACTGCTGAGTCTCTACAGAAAGCACATCTCTGTAGATGAAGCTGTTGAAATAGCCAAGGAGGCCCTGAGGAAACATCCTGACTCCCGATACGTGAAAAGGTCGGCTGCAAAATGCTACAACAATAAGATTTTATCTCATCGCAGCGACCATGATCCCAGAAGGACCAAAGAAGCAATCAGTCTGTGGGAGGAAGTGGTTGCTGCTTATCCTGAATCCTCCCttcaagaaaaaataactcTAGCAGACTTACAGGCAAAGCTAGACAAAGAGAAAGCTGAGCAGATTTACAAAGAGCTGCTGGAACAAAGACAAGATCTGGATGCAGAAGGATTACAGATGCTTTACTGTCACTACGCCAAACATTTATACTTTATGAAATGTAACAGCCGCGAGTCAACTGAGTACCACATGAGGGCAGCAGAGATCCAGGAAACATCCAAGTATCGACAGAAGAGCCTCAGAGAGCTGGAGAAAACCCTGAAGAGAAACACAGACCCTGAAATGTGCCGAGAAATTAAGGAGTTTTTGGAAAAACTGAACATTCAGCCGTCAGAATCAGTCAGTCAGGATTAG
- the LOC108166214 gene encoding protein NLRC3-like yields the protein ASRKQETIRREDIFKAPPGSDEPIRTVMTMGVAGIGKTLLTQKFTLDWAEGXTNQNIQFIFPFTFRELNVLKXKXFSLVZLIHHFFEDIKDAGIRSFKKFQVLFIFDGLDESRLPLDFDNNLILTDATESSSXDVLLTNLIWGNLLPSALLWITTRPAAANQIPAECVGMVTEVRGFTDPQKEEYFRKRFRGDEKMASRIISHIQKSKSLHIMCHIPVFCWITAKVLEDVMENGEGGELPKTLTEMYIEFLLLQFTIKEKKFHGQRKTKNIWSPENKKLIESLGSLALDHLLEGNLVFYDEDLDKCGIDIKDAALFSGVFTEMFKKERGTRDISVYSFVHLSIQEFLAAIYMLHCFTSRRSEVIKTFLGEEYNETSLDEFMKKVMEKSLSSKNGHLDLFVRFLHGLXVESNQRLLXDLLGQTENRPETXQXIITNLKEMNTDRISPDRSINIFYCLVEMNDVSFYQ from the coding sequence GCATCCAGGAAACAAGAAACAATCAGAAGAGAAGACATCTTTAAAGCCCCACCTGGAAGTgatgaaccaatcagaacagtgaTGACCATGGGAGTGGCTGGCATTGGGAAAACACTGTTAACACAGAARttcactctggactgggctGAAGGCARAACCAACCAGAACATCCAGTTYATATTTCCATTCACTTTCAGAGAGCTGAATGTRCTGAAAGRSAAAMAGTTCAGTTTAGTGSAACTGATTCATCACTtctttgaagatattaaagaCGCAGGAATCCGCAGCTTTAAAAAGTTYCAGGTTCTGTTCATCTTTGATGGTCTGGATGAGAGCAGACTTCCACTGGACTTTGATAATAatctgatcctgactgatgctaCAGAGTCCAGCTCASTGgatgttctgctgacaaacctcatcTGGGGGAAtctgcttccctctgctctcctctggataaccacacgacctgcagcagccaatcagatccctGCTGAGTGCGTCGGCATGGTaacagaggtcagagggttCACTGACCCCCAGAAGGAGGAGTACTTCAGGAAGAGATTCAGAGGTGATGAAAAGATGGCCAGCAGGATCATCTCCCACATCCAGAAATCAAAAAGTCTCCACATCATGTGTCACATCCCAGTTttctgctggatcactgctaAAGTTCTGGAGGATGTGATGGAAAACGGAGAGGGAGGAGAGCTGCCCAAGACCCTGACTGAGATGTACATAGAGTTCCTGCTGCTTCAGTTCACAATCAAGGAGAAAAAATTTCATGGACAGcgaaagacaaaaaatatctgGAGTCCAGAGAACAAGAAGCTGATTGAGTCTCTAGGTAGTCTGGCTTTAGATCATCTGCTGGAGGGAAACCTGGTCTTCTATGACGAAGATCTTGATAAGTGTGGCATCGACATTAAAGATGCCGCGTTGTTCTCAGGAGTTTTCACTGAGATGTTTAAAAAGGAGAGAGGAACGCGCGACATCTCCGTCTACTCCTTTGTTCATCTGAGCAtccaggagtttctggctgccATCTACATGCTCCACTGCTTCAccagcaggaggtcagaggtgatCAAGACGTTCCTGGGAGAAGAATACAATGAAACATCTCTAGATGAGTTCATGAAGAAAGTCATGGAGAAATCCCTCAGCAGTAAAAATGGCCACCTGGACCTGTTTGTYCGCTTCCTTCATGGTCTCAYTGTGGAGTCCAACCAGAGACTCTTAGRAGATCTGCTGGGTCAGACAGAGAACCGTCCAGAAACCAYCCAGRGMATCATCACCAACCTGAAGGAGATGAACACTGATAGAATCTCTCCTGACAGAAGCATCAACATCTTCTACTGTCTGGTGGAGATGAACGACGTCTCATTTTATCAG